The window TTTTGCGAATTACATAAGGGCTTCTGACTTTAAATACGTTGATACTATAGAAAAGATCGAAGTACAATGGTTGGCATTGACGTCCGAAGCGCACGACACGAGAGATTTTGGTATCACGTTCCATTTTCACGGCATTGAAGGAGATTTCAAACAGCAACAAGTAACCAAGGTATTccaaatcaagaaaagcGGAGACGACCAAGAGGAAGGTATATTGACCAGTGAGCCTGTTTCGGTTGAATGGCCACAAAGTTACGACTCAATAAACCCGGACTTGATCAAAGACAAACGCAATCCGgagggaaaaaagaaatacagGCAGGGAATGAAGACCATATTTGGCTGGTTTAGATGGACTGGATTGAAACCCGGAAAGGAGTTCCCACACGGTGACTCATTAGCATCATTGTTCAGTGAGGAGATCTACCCTTTTTGCGTGAGATACTACACTGAAGCACAGAGGGACCTGGAGGACGAAGAAGGAGAATCCGGGCTAAGCGGAGATGGCAACAGTGAAGATGACGACGGAAGCCTTGGT is drawn from Saccharomyces mikatae IFO 1815 strain IFO1815 genome assembly, chromosome: 14 and contains these coding sequences:
- the VPS75 gene encoding Vps75p (similar to Saccharomyces cerevisiae VPS75 (YNL246W); ancestral locus Anc_1.116), whose translation is MKPVYEKRDAYIDEIAEFWKIVLSQHASFANYIRASDFKYVDTIEKIEVQWLALTSEAHDTRDFGITFHFHGIEGDFKQQQVTKVFQIKKSGDDQEEGILTSEPVSVEWPQSYDSINPDLIKDKRNPEGKKKYRQGMKTIFGWFRWTGLKPGKEFPHGDSLASLFSEEIYPFCVRYYTEAQRDLEDEEGESGLSGDGNSEDDDGSLGEVDLPLSDDEPSSKKRKV